The following coding sequences lie in one Eubacterium ventriosum genomic window:
- the dprA gene encoding DNA-processing protein DprA, translating into MDNTNKNINKNSNTNENKKINNKRGSEYKEQLEKLKDKNYIKELEKQGIKVVSVNDRDYPAKLLPYDHRPEYLFYKGRLPDRDKPVVAMVGARACSNYGRKMARALARELSENGVQIISGMARGIDTYSQIGALEGGTPTFAVLGSGVDVCYPTENIELYNDILKNGGIISEYPPGAGPIAWHFLLRNRIISGLSDKVIVVEAREKSGSLITVEWALEQGKDVMAVPGRVGEKLSDGCNCLIRAGAGIITGANDVLNDIQYSGSKNENEKKQKEKSLEKDLALLYSGLRLQPKNIYELMNETGFKYEELTGMLLKLQLMGLVEQPSENYYSKA; encoded by the coding sequence ATGGATAATACAAATAAAAACATAAATAAAAATTCAAATACAAATGAAAATAAAAAAATAAACAATAAAAGAGGCAGTGAATACAAAGAACAGCTGGAAAAATTAAAGGACAAAAACTACATAAAGGAATTAGAAAAACAGGGCATAAAAGTTGTATCAGTAAATGACAGGGATTACCCGGCTAAGTTGTTGCCTTATGATCATAGACCGGAATATTTATTTTATAAAGGAAGACTGCCTGACAGGGACAAGCCTGTAGTGGCAATGGTAGGGGCAAGAGCGTGCTCTAATTATGGAAGAAAAATGGCAAGAGCATTGGCAAGAGAGCTGTCGGAAAACGGAGTTCAGATTATAAGCGGAATGGCAAGAGGCATAGACACTTATAGTCAGATAGGAGCTTTGGAAGGTGGAACGCCAACATTTGCAGTACTTGGAAGTGGTGTGGATGTTTGCTATCCAACAGAAAATATAGAACTTTATAATGATATTTTAAAAAATGGTGGAATAATTTCTGAGTATCCTCCGGGGGCAGGACCAATAGCCTGGCATTTTCTTCTTAGAAATAGAATTATAAGCGGACTTTCGGACAAGGTTATAGTAGTTGAGGCAAGAGAGAAAAGTGGTTCCCTGATTACCGTAGAATGGGCATTGGAACAGGGGAAAGACGTAATGGCAGTACCGGGTAGAGTGGGCGAGAAATTAAGCGATGGATGCAACTGTCTCATAAGGGCAGGAGCAGGCATAATTACAGGTGCTAACGACGTGCTAAATGACATACAATATAGTGGTTCAAAAAACGAAAATGAGAAAAAACAAAAAGAAAAAAGTCTTGAAAAAGATTTAGCCTTGTTGTATAGTGGGTTACGTTTACAGCCGAAAAATATTTATGAACTGATGAATGAAACAGGTTTTAAGTATGAAGAACTTACAGGTATGCTGCTAAAACTTCAGTTAATGGGACTGGTAGAGCAGCCATCAGAAAATTATTATTCAAAGGCTTAA